GGACGACCACGGCGACGGCGATCAGCGCGCGCATCGTCCAGGGATCCCACAGCCAGTCCGTCAGCAACCGGTTCACATGGACGAGGCCGGGCTCCGTCACCGCCCGCCGGTGCAGGGCTTCGGCGATGTCACGGTCCAGGCGCATCAAGGGGGACCATCGTGCGGCGACCAGGCCCAGCAGCGCCAGGGCAAGGACTCCGCAGACGGCCCCCGCCCACGGTGCCGGCGAGGGAGTGCGGGTGCGGTGCGCGGGGGAGAGGGGCGGGGAGTGCATGAGGGGATCCTTGCCGACGGGCGGGGCGTACGGCCATCCCGGCGCGGCGCGACCGTTCAGCGAGTGCCGTGGCGGGCCGGCGCCGAGCCGCCTCCCGGTCAATGCCGGAGCTGCCTACCCCAGTGCACTGAGCGCCGGGACGAACGCCACCAGGAGCGGGATCGCCGGCAGGAGCGTGGCCGCCGCTGTCAGCCGCAGTCGACGGCCCGTCGTGAGCCGGCCCGCAGGCGCCAGCAGCCGGTTCACCCGCAGCGGCATCTGCGCATCAGGCGTCGGGCAGGGGCCGAATACCCCGCGGTCCTCGTTGAGTTCGACCAGTGCCAGTGCGATCGTCAGCCGGCCGAAGCGCCGGGAAGCCATGTCGTCGGCGGCCAGTTCGACGAGCCGGTGCATCTCGCCGCGGAACGCCGCGAACACCGGAACCTGCGGAAACCCGGATGCCAGCGCCGCCGAGCAGTTGAGCAGCCAGTCGTGGCGTGCGTTCGCATGACCCTGCTCATGGGCGAGCACCGCGTCGAGCTGACGGCCTTTCAGTCGCCCCAGTGCGGCGGTGGTGATGACGAGCCGAGGCGCCGTGCCGGGCAGCCACCACGCGTCGGGGCGATCTCCCTCCAGCACCACCAGGCGACCGCTGCCGGGTTCCTCGCCGGGCATCAGCGGTGAACGCACCAGGAGTTCGGACCGCCGCTGCCTGCGCTCCAGGCGCACGCGGCGGATCTCGCGGGTCAGCATCGCGGCCGTCCATACGCCCCCGAGGGCCAGGAGCACGGCCATCACGGCCGACCACGGTCCGTAGGCCGCGAGCGCATAGGCCTCGACGACGGCGTGCGGGGCGGGCGCGAACACATGGCCGCGCACCGCCTGCCAGGCCGCGGCCGCGCTGAACGTCATCGACAGCCCGAACGACAGCAGCACACCGGCCACCACGCACTGCCAGACCCACAGCGCCACCACAGGCTCGCGCTCCGGCCATTCGGCCCGCGCCATCAGCCGCGGGGTCACGACGGCGGCCAGTGCACCGAGCAGCAGCAGCGCGAGGGAGACCAACATGGCTTCAGCCTATGAGCGGCACGGCACGCACGGGTATGGCTGCGCTCAGCAAGTGACGTACGCCACGGTTTGCGGGGCCCCTTGTCTCAGACGGTGAGCAGCATGGCGAACATGGCTATCCCCATGGTCAGCCGGCAGGCCAGCGCCAGCTCCGGCCGCGCCCCCCAGCCGCCCGCCGACGGCCCGCCGACCATGGCCCCGCCCCCGGCCGTCGCCGCAGTCACGGGTATCAGCCGGGCGCCGGAGCGCAGCACGTACGCGGCGTAGTAGGCGAGGAGCAGCCCGGTCAGCAGGGGAACGCCTCCTGCGGAGGCCATGGCGTGCGACGCATGGCCGCTGTGCCCCGCCCCGCCGGGCCGCGCCATGACGACGGACATGTAGACCATCGCCGACGAGCCGACCAGGTGGTGCAGATGGTGACCGCTGCGGCGCGAGAACCAGAGGGCGCGCAACGCGGCAACCCCGAACAGGACCGCGTACAACGCCCATCCCCACGCGGGCGGTGCGACGACGGCGGCCGGCACCGCCATCGCGGCCATGGAGAAGCCCATCAGCGCCTCCGCGCGCGCTGTCCTGCGCTCCTCACCGCTCCCGCCGTGGGCCCGCAGCAGGCAGTACGCGCCCGTCACCGCGCACAACGCCATCAGCAGCCAGCCGGACATCGCAGGTCCGTGCACAGCGGAACCTCCCCCTGGGCGAACGACATCGCCGTCGTCTAGTCGATGCCCGCGGCCGGACGCCCGTACGCGGCGCACTGGGGTAAAGGGGGAGCGCGCGGCGGGAGTGAATCACAGAGCCGCAGCGCCGGCCCGCCGGGTTCCGGCTGCTCAGTGCACAGACCGGCGCCTGCCCCTGGACCAGCACCCGG
This genomic interval from Streptomyces sp. NBC_00464 contains the following:
- a CDS encoding M56 family metallopeptidase; amino-acid sequence: MLVSLALLLLGALAAVVTPRLMARAEWPEREPVVALWVWQCVVAGVLLSFGLSMTFSAAAAWQAVRGHVFAPAPHAVVEAYALAAYGPWSAVMAVLLALGGVWTAAMLTREIRRVRLERRQRRSELLVRSPLMPGEEPGSGRLVVLEGDRPDAWWLPGTAPRLVITTAALGRLKGRQLDAVLAHEQGHANARHDWLLNCSAALASGFPQVPVFAAFRGEMHRLVELAADDMASRRFGRLTIALALVELNEDRGVFGPCPTPDAQMPLRVNRLLAPAGRLTTGRRLRLTAAATLLPAIPLLVAFVPALSALG
- a CDS encoding DUF5134 domain-containing protein codes for the protein MHGPAMSGWLLMALCAVTGAYCLLRAHGGSGEERRTARAEALMGFSMAAMAVPAAVVAPPAWGWALYAVLFGVAALRALWFSRRSGHHLHHLVGSSAMVYMSVVMARPGGAGHSGHASHAMASAGGVPLLTGLLLAYYAAYVLRSGARLIPVTAATAGGGAMVGGPSAGGWGARPELALACRLTMGIAMFAMLLTV